In one window of Ruminococcus albus AD2013 DNA:
- the pulA gene encoding type I pullulanase, producing MNQLLRYNAADIDNKYYYEGNDLGANIVGEEKDRTVFKTWSPLATGVYLNLYLDGEGDNLIETLPMEMLDKGVWYVELFRSCDGLFYTFSYEFEYMNNRMETIDIYAKACGINGNRGAIVDFDTTDPIGWDKVSKPKCLNACQAIVYECHIRDITIDESSGVCPEHRGKFLGFTHSRTRCGKSETCLDHLKELGITHVHLLPVADYATVDEAHPEKGQYNWGYDPKNYNCLEGSYSTDPADPKCRIREFKELVMTLHKNGIGVIMDVVYNHTFHTEDSSFEKAFPGYYHRKRRDGTFSNGSGCGNETASDHKMFRKYMIDSLRFWATEYKVDGFRFDLMALHDIETVNIIRDELDKIDPSLLMYGEGWTGGESPMPADKLAYKWNSYEFGRVGLFNDNIRDSVKGGTFNPYDLGFISGNRNTASILKRGIAGSVPHYQLTDASEACWAFEPTQAVNYAEAHDNHTLWDKLKISGSNHYCPSDLIKMDKMAAAIIILSQGMPFIQLGQDFLRSKPRELSANEKPNELNVYNGNSYNAPDHTNAIKWGKKNKYRGVFNYYKALIKLRKSSELFRMANKLDVERHLQFMDTGDANFIIWKLENAKECFVIALNPYLEERYFNLPWGIFHKRLDECGLIGEEEFSGYVRCAPLSATVFKRI from the coding sequence GTGAATCAATTGCTTAGATACAACGCGGCAGATATCGACAATAAATATTACTACGAAGGCAATGACCTTGGCGCAAATATCGTCGGCGAGGAAAAGGACAGAACAGTTTTCAAGACCTGGTCTCCGCTGGCTACGGGAGTTTATCTCAACCTATATCTTGACGGCGAAGGTGACAACCTCATTGAAACTCTGCCGATGGAAATGCTTGACAAGGGCGTTTGGTACGTTGAGCTTTTCCGCAGCTGTGACGGGCTTTTTTATACATTTTCCTACGAATTCGAGTATATGAACAACCGCATGGAAACTATTGACATATATGCAAAAGCCTGCGGTATCAACGGCAACAGGGGCGCTATCGTTGATTTCGATACCACCGACCCCATTGGCTGGGATAAAGTATCCAAGCCGAAGTGCCTTAATGCCTGCCAGGCGATAGTTTATGAGTGCCATATCAGAGATATCACCATTGACGAAAGTTCGGGAGTCTGTCCCGAGCACAGAGGAAAATTTCTTGGATTTACCCACAGCAGAACACGCTGCGGTAAATCGGAGACCTGCCTCGACCACCTGAAAGAACTTGGGATAACCCACGTTCATCTGCTGCCTGTGGCGGACTATGCCACCGTTGATGAAGCACACCCCGAGAAAGGGCAGTACAACTGGGGCTACGACCCCAAAAACTACAACTGCCTTGAGGGTTCATATTCTACCGACCCTGCCGACCCTAAGTGCCGTATACGCGAGTTCAAGGAACTTGTTATGACACTTCACAAGAACGGCATCGGCGTTATCATGGACGTTGTTTACAACCACACCTTCCACACCGAGGACAGTTCTTTTGAAAAAGCTTTCCCCGGGTACTATCACCGCAAAAGGCGTGACGGCACTTTCTCCAATGGTTCGGGATGCGGAAATGAAACAGCTTCCGACCATAAGATGTTCCGCAAATATATGATAGACTCCCTGAGATTCTGGGCAACGGAGTACAAAGTGGACGGTTTCCGCTTTGACCTTATGGCTCTCCACGATATCGAAACTGTTAATATCATACGCGACGAACTTGACAAGATCGACCCAAGCCTGCTGATGTACGGTGAGGGCTGGACAGGGGGAGAATCTCCCATGCCTGCGGATAAACTTGCATACAAATGGAACAGCTACGAATTCGGCAGGGTGGGACTTTTCAACGATAATATCCGCGATTCGGTAAAGGGCGGAACTTTCAACCCCTATGACCTGGGATTTATAAGCGGAAACAGGAACACAGCTTCGATACTAAAAAGAGGTATCGCAGGTTCTGTGCCGCATTATCAGCTTACAGATGCTTCCGAAGCCTGCTGGGCATTCGAGCCGACACAAGCGGTAAATTATGCCGAAGCCCACGACAATCACACCCTTTGGGACAAGCTGAAAATATCGGGCAGCAACCATTACTGCCCATCAGACCTCATCAAGATGGACAAAATGGCAGCCGCTATAATAATACTTTCCCAGGGTATGCCATTTATACAGCTTGGTCAGGATTTTCTGCGAAGCAAACCCAGGGAACTTTCGGCGAACGAAAAGCCCAACGAACTGAACGTATACAACGGCAACAGCTACAACGCCCCCGATCACACAAACGCGATAAAGTGGGGCAAAAAGAACAAGTACCGCGGTGTATTCAACTACTACAAGGCACTGATAAAACTGCGTAAATCCAGCGAACTTTTCCGCATGGCGAACAAGCTGGACGTTGAACGTCACTTGCAGTTCATGGATACAGGTGACGCAAACTTTATAATATGGAAACTGGAAAATGCCAAGGAATGTTTTGTTATCGCCCTGAACCCCTACTTAGAGGAAAGGTATTTCAACCTGCCCTGGGGCATATTCCACAAGCGGCTTGACGAATGTGGTCTTATCGGCGAGGAAGAATTTTCGGGATACGTTCGCTGTGCGCCGCTGTCCGCAACGGTTTTCAAGAGGATATGA
- the iorA gene encoding indolepyruvate ferredoxin oxidoreductase subunit alpha, whose product MHKEFLMGNAAIARGAIAAGLNVISGYPGTPSTEVLETAAKNNDGSLYVEWSVNEKAALEVGAGAAYSGARCMVTMKQVGLNVASDPLMSLAYIGVKGGMVILVADDPGPISSQTEQDTRTFAAYSKLPCFDPSSVQEAYDMIQTAFEYSEKYHTPVLFRPTTRVCHGYASIEVKDENELKKNQPEGFVRDPMKWVIFPRLSFKAHGDIEKRNSELSAVFSDSGLNPTFSGMGKRGIATQGINFTYTREALKALDIEIPLFKVGTPFPFPEEAAKAFLEGLDEVLCIEELDPVIERGLIYVCGKYGLKTRIYGKQTGNIPTAGENTCTSVKGAVASFLGIFLPAEEKAEDVPPLPVRPPVLCAGCPHRASFFAVKQAMKGTKSVFCGDIGCYTLGNAMPLDMVDTCLCMGAGVNITQGIGHIAPDTKCFAFVGDSTFFASAITGVVNAVYNQADMTLVVLDNSTTAMTGHQPHPGTGRTMMGQVVDKVNIEQVLRGVGVTTVETVDPLKLDEAVEVVKRVANEKGVKAIIFKSPCAVLIKPEKPAVIDNDKCINCQKCKNLLGCPGLVLRDGKVAIEESLCTGCGLCSQVCPVNAIGGGKNAE is encoded by the coding sequence ATGCATAAAGAATTTCTGATGGGCAACGCTGCCATTGCAAGAGGTGCGATAGCGGCGGGGCTTAATGTTATCTCGGGATACCCCGGCACCCCCTCAACGGAAGTGCTGGAAACTGCCGCAAAGAACAACGACGGCAGCCTGTATGTTGAGTGGTCGGTAAACGAGAAAGCTGCACTGGAAGTAGGTGCGGGAGCAGCATACAGCGGTGCAAGGTGCATGGTCACCATGAAGCAGGTGGGACTGAATGTGGCTTCCGACCCGCTGATGAGTCTTGCATACATCGGCGTTAAGGGCGGTATGGTGATACTCGTAGCTGATGACCCGGGCCCCATATCTTCCCAGACCGAGCAGGATACTCGTACTTTCGCGGCTTATTCAAAGCTCCCCTGCTTTGACCCCTCATCGGTGCAGGAAGCTTACGACATGATACAGACCGCATTCGAGTACTCCGAAAAGTACCATACCCCCGTGCTTTTCCGCCCGACAACGAGAGTCTGTCACGGCTATGCTTCTATCGAAGTAAAAGACGAAAACGAGCTGAAAAAGAATCAGCCCGAGGGATTTGTACGCGACCCCATGAAGTGGGTCATCTTCCCGAGACTTTCATTCAAGGCGCACGGTGATATCGAAAAGCGCAACAGTGAACTTTCCGCTGTATTCAGCGATAGCGGTCTTAACCCGACTTTCAGCGGTATGGGCAAGCGCGGTATCGCAACACAGGGTATAAACTTCACCTACACCAGAGAAGCGCTGAAAGCTCTTGATATTGAAATACCGCTTTTCAAGGTGGGCACTCCTTTCCCTTTCCCCGAGGAAGCTGCAAAGGCTTTTCTTGAGGGACTTGATGAAGTTCTCTGCATAGAAGAGCTTGACCCTGTCATCGAGAGAGGGCTGATATACGTATGCGGAAAGTACGGTCTTAAAACAAGGATATACGGCAAGCAGACAGGCAATATCCCCACAGCGGGCGAGAATACCTGCACATCTGTAAAGGGTGCTGTTGCTTCATTCCTTGGAATATTCCTCCCCGCAGAGGAAAAGGCTGAGGATGTTCCTCCCCTGCCCGTAAGACCTCCCGTTCTCTGTGCCGGATGTCCTCACAGAGCGTCGTTCTTCGCAGTAAAGCAGGCGATGAAAGGCACAAAGAGCGTATTCTGCGGAGATATCGGCTGTTACACCCTCGGCAACGCCATGCCGCTTGATATGGTAGATACCTGCCTTTGCATGGGTGCAGGTGTGAACATCACACAGGGCATAGGTCATATCGCCCCCGATACAAAGTGCTTCGCTTTTGTGGGCGATTCAACTTTCTTCGCATCGGCTATAACAGGAGTTGTCAATGCTGTATACAATCAGGCTGACATGACTCTTGTCGTTCTTGATAACTCCACCACCGCCATGACAGGTCATCAGCCCCACCCCGGCACAGGCAGAACGATGATGGGTCAGGTAGTTGATAAAGTCAACATCGAACAGGTACTCCGCGGCGTAGGTGTTACCACTGTGGAAACTGTTGACCCGCTGAAACTTGATGAAGCTGTTGAAGTAGTCAAGCGTGTGGCAAATGAAAAGGGTGTAAAGGCGATAATATTCAAGTCGCCCTGCGCTGTACTGATAAAGCCTGAAAAGCCCGCAGTTATAGACAATGACAAGTGCATAAACTGCCAGAAATGCAAAAATCTTCTCGGCTGTCCGGGACTTGTTCTCAGGGACGGCAAAGTAGCAATTGAAGAAAGTCTGTGCACGGGCTGTGGTCTGTGTTCGCAGGTATGTCCCGTAAATGCGATAGGAGGCGGCAAAAATGCAGAATAA
- a CDS encoding indolepyruvate oxidoreductase subunit beta, with the protein MQNNILICGVGGQGIVLTSKLIAATAMAKDIPVMSAETIGMAQKGGSVFSFLRLGDDLYCPMFPEKTADLIIAFEPAEAVRMLPYLKDGGRVIVNTHPIVPVTVSLKGTAYNGREMLEYLEKNVDFLKTIDGEAACRTVGSPRALNMIMLGQSVRTGVLPFGIDDVEETMKKTVKPQFIEMNSKALRLDI; encoded by the coding sequence ATGCAGAATAATATTCTTATATGCGGCGTTGGCGGACAGGGCATAGTGCTGACCTCAAAGCTTATCGCGGCAACAGCCATGGCAAAGGATATCCCCGTTATGAGTGCTGAAACTATCGGCATGGCACAGAAAGGCGGAAGCGTTTTCAGCTTTTTAAGGCTGGGCGATGATCTATACTGCCCCATGTTCCCCGAAAAAACTGCTGATCTGATAATAGCATTTGAGCCTGCGGAAGCAGTTCGTATGCTGCCTTACCTTAAGGACGGCGGCAGGGTGATAGTCAATACTCACCCCATCGTACCTGTAACTGTATCCCTGAAAGGCACTGCATACAACGGCAGGGAGATGCTTGAATATCTTGAAAAAAATGTGGATTTCCTGAAAACCATCGACGGTGAAGCAGCCTGCCGTACAGTAGGTTCACCCAGAGCTCTCAACATGATAATGCTTGGACAGTCCGTCCGCACAGGAGTACTCCCCTTCGGCATAGATGATGTTGAGGAGACCATGAAGAAGACAGTCAAGCCCCAGTTCATCGAAATGAACAGCAAGGCGCTCAGGCTGGATATCTGA
- a CDS encoding endo-1,4-beta-xylanase: MKGNLLKRLSACALCITMACSAVPFTAYSVSAATSSSSSASGNAAFSTDFEDGDCSMFSKRGDSDTSVIKVIEDSKAPSGKKVMAVTGRDQSWNGPSLGVKGVLQPGVKYDISVKVKAQWYNTVCISLQHTPGGSDEPQYTNLVKGVSQGDYVELNTSFSYGAEEKDVSIYVETWGDANDLYIDDFTITPAANNMDVNAPSLKNVYGDMFKFGTACTVSELAPDSTKALIRKHFNSLTAGNELKPENVLDREACLALAAKGDDENPQVTLETAKPILEFARKYNIPMRGHVLVWHSQTPMWFFKENYDPDGDWVSKEKMLKRMENYIKNVFTAVKKDYSDVNFYAWDVVNECFDDYGSPRKAGFPSESNNYEASPWVKIFGDNSFIKPAFVYAKKYAPSGCKLYYNDYNEYMQKSDAIVKLCQNINSDGHYIDGIGMQSHLNVTNNGSSDPFPSVSMYRQALEKYSKTGLDIQITELDCTVNDKRFDLQAKYYSDILDALVDYKDYISAVVVWGTTDDISWRADRDPLLFNQDYSVKPCFESIVDGIEYTDTDPDPDPQPQNNDYPTNVKANYSTKYHQVQFVWDKVQGADKYGIAVYLAGKWRVQTSNVTTNSYVTPKNLTPGMTYKVAVAARVNGKWNTTDPIKNAITVTIK, translated from the coding sequence ATGAAAGGAAATCTTTTAAAAAGGCTGTCAGCCTGTGCGCTCTGTATAACTATGGCTTGCTCGGCTGTACCGTTTACTGCATATTCAGTTTCGGCTGCTACAAGTTCAAGTTCCAGTGCTTCGGGTAATGCAGCATTTTCTACCGACTTCGAGGACGGAGATTGTTCAATGTTCTCTAAGCGCGGCGACAGCGATACTTCTGTTATCAAGGTCATCGAGGACAGCAAGGCACCCAGCGGCAAAAAGGTAATGGCTGTTACAGGCCGTGACCAGAGCTGGAACGGTCCTTCACTCGGAGTAAAGGGCGTTCTTCAGCCCGGCGTAAAGTATGATATCTCGGTAAAGGTAAAGGCTCAGTGGTATAACACAGTCTGCATCTCGCTTCAGCATACTCCCGGCGGTTCTGATGAACCTCAGTACACTAACTTGGTAAAGGGCGTTTCTCAGGGCGATTATGTTGAGCTGAACACAAGCTTCTCATATGGCGCTGAGGAAAAGGACGTTTCCATATACGTTGAGACATGGGGCGATGCAAACGATCTTTATATAGATGATTTCACCATTACTCCTGCAGCTAACAATATGGATGTTAATGCGCCTTCTCTGAAAAATGTTTACGGCGATATGTTCAAGTTCGGTACTGCCTGCACAGTTTCCGAATTAGCTCCCGATTCCACCAAGGCTCTTATCCGCAAGCACTTTAACAGCCTTACCGCAGGTAACGAGCTCAAGCCCGAGAACGTACTCGACAGAGAAGCTTGCCTTGCACTGGCTGCAAAGGGCGATGATGAGAATCCTCAGGTAACTCTTGAAACTGCAAAGCCTATCCTTGAATTTGCACGCAAGTACAATATCCCCATGAGAGGTCACGTACTGGTATGGCATTCTCAGACACCTATGTGGTTCTTCAAGGAAAACTATGATCCCGATGGTGACTGGGTATCCAAGGAAAAGATGCTCAAGCGTATGGAAAACTACATCAAGAACGTCTTTACAGCTGTTAAGAAGGATTATTCCGATGTCAACTTCTATGCGTGGGACGTTGTAAACGAGTGCTTTGATGACTACGGTTCACCCAGAAAAGCAGGCTTCCCCAGTGAATCCAACAACTACGAGGCTTCACCCTGGGTAAAGATCTTTGGTGACAACTCCTTCATCAAGCCCGCATTCGTATACGCTAAGAAGTACGCTCCCTCTGGCTGCAAGCTCTACTACAATGATTACAACGAGTATATGCAGAAGAGCGATGCTATCGTAAAGCTCTGCCAGAATATCAACTCCGATGGTCACTACATCGATGGTATCGGTATGCAGTCGCATCTTAACGTAACCAACAACGGTTCATCTGATCCGTTCCCCAGTGTAAGTATGTACAGACAGGCACTGGAAAAGTACAGCAAGACAGGTCTTGATATTCAGATCACTGAGCTTGACTGCACCGTAAACGACAAGAGATTTGATCTCCAGGCTAAGTATTACAGCGATATCCTGGATGCTCTTGTTGACTACAAGGATTATATCTCCGCAGTTGTTGTATGGGGTACTACCGATGATATCAGCTGGAGAGCTGACCGCGATCCTCTGCTGTTCAATCAGGATTACTCTGTAAAGCCCTGCTTTGAGTCGATCGTTGATGGTATCGAGTACACAGATACCGATCCGGATCCCGATCCTCAGCCTCAGAATAATGATTATCCCACAAACGTTAAGGCTAATTACAGCACAAAGTATCATCAGGTACAGTTCGTTTGGGATAAGGTTCAGGGTGCTGACAAGTACGGCATCGCTGTATACCTGGCTGGCAAGTGGAGAGTTCAGACTTCCAATGTTACTACAAACAGCTATGTAACTCCCAAGAACCTTACTCCCGGCATGACCTACAAGGTAGCAGTTGCTGCAAGAGTAAACGGCAAGTGGAACACAACTGATCCTATCAAGAATGCGATAACTGTTACTATCAAGTAA
- a CDS encoding leucine-rich repeat domain-containing protein, translating to MESKNKQKSIIKIIRNIILSVLALVILIYVIINIVFWKKGMPERYFDYEVLENDTIEIEHYTGPFFLLNIPDTIEGKPVTSIGNSIFEEPLYENGKYVDTKYYVMYKYVTAIHLPDTVEEIHFCAFEDCTSLITINIPSKLKYTGERILTNTKVRKLVFPEGITEIGCGEDIDLEYDQVHESFSEMEYLQEVVFPESLKKIGNNAFSKCPSLKKITLPDSVEEIKYGAFQNSGLTKANIPQDLVTNCGCIFKGTPFEKTLEKEATGDFIIFNDVLLYKYIGDDENVVIPDGIESICSRAFWEAQNIKTVEIPESVKYINGAFQYSSIESLIIPDTVDPDNDMSFYDCYNLESITLPNKIKKIPRSAFENCFSLEKITIPASVEEIGDDAFENCTSLEQVIREGSPKIGENVFKGCTALENKPE from the coding sequence ATGGAAAGTAAAAACAAGCAAAAAAGCATAATAAAAATAATACGCAATATCATATTGAGCGTTCTGGCGCTTGTCATTCTGATATATGTCATTATCAATATCGTGTTCTGGAAAAAAGGAATGCCGGAACGTTATTTTGATTATGAGGTGTTGGAAAATGACACTATTGAGATAGAACATTACACGGGACCCTTTTTTCTTCTGAATATCCCTGATACTATCGAGGGCAAACCCGTTACATCAATAGGAAATTCTATCTTTGAAGAACCATTATATGAAAATGGTAAATACGTCGATACAAAATATTATGTAATGTACAAATATGTTACAGCTATTCACCTGCCCGATACTGTTGAGGAGATACATTTTTGTGCATTTGAAGACTGTACTAGTCTCATAACGATAAATATCCCATCAAAGCTTAAATACACAGGCGAGCGTATTCTAACCAATACCAAAGTCAGAAAACTCGTTTTTCCGGAGGGTATCACCGAGATAGGCTGCGGTGAAGATATTGATCTTGAATACGACCAAGTTCATGAATCTTTCTCAGAAATGGAATATTTACAAGAGGTAGTCTTCCCAGAAAGCCTGAAAAAGATTGGCAATAATGCTTTCTCGAAATGCCCCTCTCTTAAAAAGATAACACTTCCTGACAGTGTTGAGGAAATAAAATACGGCGCATTTCAGAACAGCGGTCTTACAAAAGCCAATATTCCCCAAGACCTTGTAACTAACTGCGGCTGCATTTTTAAAGGAACCCCCTTTGAGAAAACTCTTGAAAAAGAAGCAACAGGCGATTTCATAATTTTCAATGATGTACTACTTTATAAGTATATCGGTGATGATGAAAATGTTGTGATACCCGATGGGATAGAAAGTATCTGTTCCAGAGCATTCTGGGAAGCTCAAAATATCAAGACCGTTGAGATACCCGAAAGTGTGAAATATATTAATGGTGCATTTCAATATTCTTCGATTGAAAGCCTTATTATCCCAGATACTGTTGATCCTGACAATGATATGTCATTTTACGACTGCTATAACTTAGAAAGTATAACCCTCCCCAATAAAATAAAGAAGATACCAAGATCTGCTTTTGAAAACTGTTTCTCACTTGAGAAAATCACTATCCCTGCAAGCGTTGAAGAGATAGGCGATGATGCCTTTGAAAACTGTACCTCGCTTGAACAGGTTATCAGAGAAGGTTCGCCGAAAATTGGTGAGAACGTATTTAAGGGATGCACAGCGTTAGAGAATAAACCCGAGTAA
- the ppdK gene encoding pyruvate, phosphate dikinase, with protein MATKYCYLFSEGNANMRELLGGKGANLAEMTNIGLPVPQGFTITTEACTQYYEDGGISEEIQKEINEYIVKMEGITGKKFGDKENPLLVSVRSGARASMPGMMDTILNLGLNETVVNTIAEKSNNPRWAWDCYRRFIQMYSDVVMEVGKKYFEELIDKMKEEKGVTQDVELTADDLKTLAGQFKAEYKAKIGVDFPDDPKEQLMGAIKAVFRSWDNPRANVYRRDNDIPFSWGTAVNVQSMAFGNMGDDCGTGVAFTRDPATGEKKLMGEFLTNAQGEDVVAGVRTPMPIQQMAETFPEAFEQFKQVCQTLENHYHDMQDMEFTVENKKLYMLQTRNGKRTAQAALKIACDLVDEGMKTEQEAVAMIDPRNLDTLLHPQFDAKALKAATPVGKGLGASPGAACGKIVFTADDAVEWAEKGEKVVLVRLETSPEDITGMKAAQGILTVRGGMTSHAAVVARGMGECCVSGCGDIKMDEANKKFDLGGKTFKEGDYISIDGTTGNIYDGIIPTVDAQIAGEFGRIMAWADKYRTLKVRTNADTPADAKKARELGAEGIGLCRTEHMFFEADRIAAFREMICADTVEEREAALAKIEPMQQADFEALYEALEGNPVTIRFLDPPLHEFVPTEEEDIKALANAQGKSVEDIKALIAGLHEFNPMMGHRGCRLAVTYPEIAKMQTAAVIKAAINVQKKHADWNVKPEIMIPLVGDVKELKFVKKVVVETADAVIKAAGSDLKYEVGTMIEIPRAALTADDIAANADFFCFGTNDLTQMTYGFSRDDAGKFLGAYYDKKIFENDPFAKLDQTGVGKLMEMAIKLGKPVNPKLHCGICGEHGGDPTSVEFCHKIGLDYVSCSPFRVPIARLAAAQAAIADKK; from the coding sequence ATGGCAACTAAGTATTGCTATCTCTTCTCTGAGGGTAATGCCAACATGAGAGAACTGCTCGGCGGTAAGGGCGCTAACCTGGCTGAGATGACCAACATCGGTCTTCCCGTTCCCCAGGGCTTCACTATCACTACCGAGGCTTGCACACAGTATTATGAGGACGGCGGTATCTCTGAGGAGATCCAGAAGGAGATCAACGAGTATATCGTAAAGATGGAAGGCATCACCGGCAAGAAGTTCGGTGACAAGGAGAATCCTCTTCTCGTTTCCGTTCGTTCAGGTGCAAGAGCTTCCATGCCCGGTATGATGGATACTATCCTGAACCTGGGTCTGAATGAAACTGTTGTTAACACTATCGCTGAGAAGTCCAACAACCCCAGATGGGCTTGGGACTGCTACAGAAGATTTATCCAGATGTACTCCGACGTTGTTATGGAGGTCGGCAAGAAGTACTTTGAAGAGCTCATCGACAAGATGAAGGAAGAAAAGGGTGTTACTCAGGACGTTGAGCTGACTGCTGACGATCTGAAGACACTGGCTGGTCAGTTCAAGGCTGAGTACAAGGCTAAGATCGGCGTTGACTTCCCTGACGATCCTAAGGAGCAGCTGATGGGCGCTATCAAGGCTGTATTCCGTTCTTGGGATAACCCCAGAGCTAACGTTTACAGACGTGACAACGATATTCCTTTCTCTTGGGGTACTGCTGTTAACGTACAGTCTATGGCATTCGGTAACATGGGTGACGACTGCGGTACAGGCGTTGCATTCACCAGAGATCCCGCTACAGGCGAGAAGAAGCTGATGGGTGAGTTCCTGACTAATGCTCAGGGCGAGGACGTTGTTGCAGGTGTTCGTACTCCTATGCCTATCCAGCAGATGGCTGAAACATTCCCTGAGGCTTTCGAGCAGTTCAAGCAGGTTTGCCAGACTCTCGAGAACCACTATCACGATATGCAGGACATGGAGTTCACTGTTGAGAACAAGAAGCTCTATATGCTGCAGACCAGAAATGGTAAGAGAACTGCTCAGGCTGCTCTGAAGATCGCTTGCGATCTCGTTGACGAGGGCATGAAGACCGAGCAGGAAGCTGTTGCTATGATCGACCCCAGAAACCTGGATACTCTGCTTCATCCTCAGTTCGATGCTAAGGCACTGAAGGCAGCTACTCCTGTTGGTAAGGGTCTCGGCGCTTCTCCCGGAGCTGCTTGCGGTAAGATCGTATTCACAGCTGATGACGCTGTTGAGTGGGCTGAGAAGGGTGAGAAGGTCGTTCTGGTTAGACTTGAGACTTCTCCTGAAGACATCACCGGTATGAAGGCTGCTCAGGGTATCCTGACTGTTCGTGGTGGTATGACTTCTCACGCTGCCGTTGTTGCTAGAGGTATGGGCGAGTGCTGCGTATCCGGTTGCGGCGATATCAAGATGGACGAGGCTAACAAGAAGTTCGACCTCGGCGGAAAGACCTTCAAGGAGGGTGACTACATCTCCATCGATGGTACAACAGGTAACATCTATGATGGTATCATTCCTACCGTTGACGCTCAGATCGCAGGCGAGTTCGGCAGAATCATGGCTTGGGCTGACAAGTACAGAACTCTGAAGGTTAGAACTAACGCTGATACTCCTGCTGACGCTAAGAAGGCTAGAGAGCTGGGCGCTGAGGGTATCGGTCTGTGCCGTACCGAGCACATGTTCTTCGAGGCTGACAGAATCGCAGCATTCAGAGAGATGATCTGCGCTGATACCGTTGAAGAGAGAGAAGCTGCTCTGGCTAAGATCGAGCCTATGCAGCAGGCTGACTTCGAGGCTCTGTATGAGGCTCTGGAAGGCAACCCTGTTACTATCAGATTCCTGGATCCTCCTCTCCACGAGTTCGTTCCTACTGAGGAAGAGGATATCAAGGCACTGGCAAACGCTCAGGGCAAGTCCGTTGAGGATATCAAGGCTCTGATCGCTGGTCTCCACGAGTTCAACCCCATGATGGGTCACCGTGGCTGCCGTCTGGCTGTAACATATCCCGAGATCGCTAAGATGCAGACAGCTGCTGTTATCAAGGCTGCTATCAACGTTCAGAAGAAGCACGCTGACTGGAACGTTAAGCCTGAGATAATGATCCCTCTGGTTGGCGATGTTAAGGAGCTCAAGTTCGTTAAGAAGGTTGTAGTTGAGACTGCTGACGCTGTTATCAAGGCTGCAGGTTCCGATCTGAAGTACGAAGTTGGTACTATGATCGAGATACCCAGAGCTGCTCTGACTGCTGACGATATCGCTGCAAACGCTGACTTCTTCTGCTTCGGTACTAACGACCTGACTCAGATGACCTATGGCTTCTCCAGAGATGACGCAGGCAAGTTCCTGGGCGCTTACTACGATAAGAAGATCTTCGAGAACGATCCTTTCGCTAAGCTCGACCAGACAGGTGTTGGCAAGCTGATGGAAATGGCTATCAAGCTCGGCAAGCCCGTTAATCCTAAACTCCACTGCGGTATCTGCGGTGAGCACGGCGGCGATCCTACTTCTGTAGAGTTCTGCCACAAGATCGGTCTGGATTATGTATCCTGCTCTCCTTTCAGAGTGCCGATCGCTAGACTGGCTGCTGCTCAGGCTGCAATCGCTGACAAGAAGTAA